The Pirellulaceae bacterium genomic sequence CGAAACACGCCGCGGACCGTGGAGAGAGCGCGCAGTCGCGAGGGTGTCTGTGGTGGATCAGTACCGCATGTCTGCACTGTCGGTAGCTGGTGCCGAACTTCGGGCCGAGCGAAGCCGATTGAATTCGCTCGGATCAAACGGGTCTTCAGCGTTTTGAACCTTGGAATCGGAGGACGGGCTGCCGGGTACTGGTCGCAGACGAGCAGCACCCGGCGGCAGCGGATTGAGCGCAGATTGCGGTTGTAAGTCCGACCTTTCAGTGGAGGTTGCAGCGGGTCGCGATTGAGCTAATTGAGTTGCCTCGGCGGTTACCACCGGATTCTGAATAAGCTGAATCCACGCCTCCAAGTCATGAATTAGTCGAGTGTCCTGGTGCGTCAGAGCGGCGGTTGGTCGCCAGCCGTGCGGTCGGGTGGCATACTCAATCAAAGCAGATCGCGCAGCAGGGTCTTGACTGACGTGCTGCAACACGGACTGCAGGTTTGAACTGCTGCGCTGAGCTGACTGGACGCCACGAATTTCGAGCAGTCGCAAAGAATTATTTGAAGTTGCACCGTGGCAGCTCGCTTGTCCACAGCGGTTGAGCAATACATGTTGAATCTGTTCGACGAATCGCGTCTGTACCTGTGGCAGTATGTGGTGGATACTATTCGTGTTCGCCGGTGATGATGTGATAGTGCGCGCCTCAGACGGACGAGTGCTGGCCGGCTGCACTCCAATCAGGTGTGAACTCTCGGTAGATGTTGGAGCACTTTGCCCGGCGGTTCGTTGGAGGATATGTGTGGTGGGTAAAGGAGCTAACCCCAAGTGACTTCGAAGTTCTGGCTGTCGCAGCATCATGTCTCTAATCTCGACGCCCAACTGACGAACTTGTGGGTGCGCTTCGGGTGGATGTGACTTGATAAGTCTTAGATAGTGTTCGCCAGCCTCAGCCAGCAGATTGGCTCCCAAGCACCAGCGAGCCAATTTGAAGTGATCGCCGGCTCGAACTCCTACAGACAGCTTGCTAAGCTTGTAACGATAGATGTCGTCCAGACTTGACCCAACGCATTGAACCTGATTGCGGTGGACAGTTATTTCGTTGCCCTCGTTCTGTCGAATCCGACAGCGATCGGGCAGCATTTCGATTTGTCCTTGCAGACAGCGATCGTTGCTCAGCAGTACATAGGCTGACTGCCATTGCTGACCCCAGCTTACCGCGGGGCTGACAAGGCAAACAATCACCGCAACCAGCAGGGTAATTGCTGGCAGCCGAGCGGTTGATACTGTTGGTTTTGGAGCGGGCACTGCTAAAATGGCCGATTCGTTAGTTGGCAAAAGTGGCCAGCTTTGGGGCGAGCGGTCAATACGAATCTGCCAGCAGCTACCGTCGCCCGACGACTGCAGGTGAGCTTGTTCACAGTCTGGCGACGGTAACTATTGACGGGCCGCTTGCCTTGGGCGTACTGAGGTCGGAGCCGTGTGGCAGGAGAATAGAAAAAGCCGGTAAGCGGCGTCAAGCGGTACCCAACAGAGAGGTGGCGATGGGAAACAAGTCAATTCAGAAGGTACGGGCGATCTACTCTGGTCGCGTGCAAGGCGTTGGCTTCAGAATGACGGTTAGCCAGTTGGCTCGGCGACTGCCGGTCACAGGCATGGTCTGCAACGTTAGCGATGGCAGCGTCGAAATGGTTGCCGTGGGAGACGCCAAATCCCTAACCAAGTTGCTTCAGGAGATTGACCGGGCAATGTCGCGCAACATCGTACATTGCCAGCTTGACTGGTTGGACGGTCAGCCACAGGAGTTTACTGAGTTTTCCATCGCAACGGATAAGTGGAAGCCTTAGGAGTCTTTAAAAGTCAAGGTATCGAAGAACCAGTTCAGCAAGCTGGCAAGCTTGCCAAGATAGGTTATCAAGTGTGAAGCTGCTAAAACGAAGCTGCCCATTTGGGTGGTGTGTGGGGCTTT encodes the following:
- a CDS encoding acylphosphatase — encoded protein: MGNKSIQKVRAIYSGRVQGVGFRMTVSQLARRLPVTGMVCNVSDGSVEMVAVGDAKSLTKLLQEIDRAMSRNIVHCQLDWLDGQPQEFTEFSIATDKWKP